The DNA window CGGTTCGCGGCAACGGCAAGATTATTCAGGAACTGGAAGCCCTGTTCCGCGGCGCCGGCTGGAATGTCATCAAAGTGATCTGGGGCGATGACTGGGATCCGTTGCTGGAAAAAGACAAATCCGGCCTGCTGGTCAAGCGGATGGGGGAAGTCCTCGACGGCGAATACCAGAAGTACATCACCACCGGCGGAGCTTATATTCGCGACCATTTCTTCGGCAAACACCCGGAACTGCTGTCGCTGGTCGAAAGCTACAACGACGACAAACTGGAACGGATGCGCCGCGGCGGACACGACCCGGAAAAAGTACACGCCGCCTTCCAGGCGGCCGTCACTTCGCAGGGAAAACCGACTGTCATTCTGGCGAAGACGATCAAAGGCTACGGCCTGGGCGAAGCGGGCGAAGGCCGCAACATCGCCCACAACCAGAAAAAGCTGAACGAAGAGGAACTGCTTGAGTTCCGCACCCGCTTCTCGATCCCGATCTCCGACGACGAAGTGGCCAACGCCCCGTTCTACCGTCCGGCCGACGATTCGATCGAAATGAAGTATCTCCGCGAGCGTCGCAACAAACTGGGCGGTTACACGCCGACCCGGCCCGCCGACTGCCCCCGTTCCGAGGTGCCCACGCTCGACGAGTACAAGCGCTTCCTCACCGGCAGCAAAGGAAAAGAGCAGTCGACGACCTTTGGCTTTGTCGAAGTGCTGCGAAAACTCTGCAAAGACGACACCATTGGCGACAAAGTCGTGCCGATCGTCCCCGACGAATCTCGCACCTTTGGCATGGAAGGCATGTTCCGCGAGATCGGCATTTACGCCCACGCGGGCCAGCTTTACGAACCGGTCGATGCGGGCTCGCTGCAGTACTACAAAGAAGCCCAGGACGGCCAACTGCTGGAAGAAGGCATCACCGAAGCCGGCTCGATGTCGTCGTTCATTGCCGCCGGCACCGCCTATGCGGCCCACGGGATCAACATGATTCCGTTCTATATTTACTACTCCATGTTCGGTTTCCAGCGGATCGGCGACCTGATCTGGGCCGCCGCCGACTGCCGCGCCAAAGGCTTCCTGCTGGGCGGCACCGCCGGCCGCACCACGCTCAACGGCGAAGGCCTGCAGCACCAGGACGGACATAGCTTGCTGAACGCCATCGCCTTCCCGACGGTGCGCGCTTACGATCCGGCTTACAGCTACGAAACCACGGTGATTGTGCTCGATGGCCTGCGGCGGATGTACGTCGAAGGCGAAACGGCCATTTACTACCTGACGCTGGAAAACGAACCCTATGTGATGCCCGCCATGCCCGAAGGGGTCGAAGAAGGCATCATCAAAGGGATGTACAAAACAAGCGTCAAGCAGGTCGACGGCGGCAAGCTCAAAGTCAACCTTTTTGGCAGCGGCTCCATCCTGCGGCACGCCCTGCTCGCGCAGGACATGCTGGCGGAAAAATACGGCATTTCCAGCGATGTCTGGAGCGTCACCAGCTATACCCAGCTGCGTCGCGACGCCCACGAGTGCCAGCGCTGGAATATGCTGCACCCGGAAGAAGAGCCGCGCCAGCCTTACGTCGCCAAAATGCTCGAAGGGGAATCGGGCGTGTTCATCTCCGTTTCGGATTATGTCCGCGCCCTGGGCGAACAGATCCAGCCCTGGGTGCCCGGCGATTACTTCGTCCTGGGAACCGACGGCATGGGCCGCAGCGACACGCGAGCAGCCTTGCGACGTCACTTTGAAGTCGACGCCGCCTGCGTTACGGTCGCCGCCTTGCATCGCCTGGCGATCGCCGGCGAGATCAAGCCGCAAGTCGTATCGCAGGCCATCAAAGATCTGGAAATCGATCCCGAAAAAACAGATCCTTACTTTGCCTGAGCCGGGTTCTGCCGGAACCCGGCGGTCCTGAACCTGCCGCCCTGCGGACCGTCAGCGCTTCGCCTGGCGTCCAGACCCCCGCGGTTCCGGCCCACCAGGCGGACCGCCGCCGGACCGCTCTCACCCGGATAACCCTCCGGATCGAGCGCAAATCGCGTCAACTCTGCAGTCGGTGGAGTCGACAGCCAGACGCCGTTGGCGTACCATTCGGACACACCTGACGACCTATATTATCCTGCCGGAATCTTGTTGGAACCTACGATGCCAATCGAAATCAAACTGCAAGAGATTGGAGACAACATTGAATCAGGCGATGTGCTGGAAGTTCTCGTCCGCGAGGGCGACAACATCAAAAAAGACCAGGACATCGTTGAACTGGAAACCGACAAGGCCACCATGGGCGTGCCGAG is part of the Lignipirellula cremea genome and encodes:
- the aceE gene encoding pyruvate dehydrogenase (acetyl-transferring), homodimeric type, translated to MADAKILEGADNPDAQPYVAQTPDIDPSETKEWLESLEYVLSSKGPERAKYLLAALEQKARIEGVDLPIAANTPYINSIPLKQQPKYPGNREIERRIKSIIRWNAMAMVVRANKHFAGLGGHISTYASCATLYEVAFNHFFRGRGESGFDGDRIYFQGHASPGVYARAFLEGRLNEENLEHFRRETRETQGLSSYPHPWLMPEFWEYPTVSMGLGPIMAIYQARFNEYLRDRGIKDTSKQKVWAFLGDGECDEPETLGAITLASREKLENLIFVINCNLQRLDGPVRGNGKIIQELEALFRGAGWNVIKVIWGDDWDPLLEKDKSGLLVKRMGEVLDGEYQKYITTGGAYIRDHFFGKHPELLSLVESYNDDKLERMRRGGHDPEKVHAAFQAAVTSQGKPTVILAKTIKGYGLGEAGEGRNIAHNQKKLNEEELLEFRTRFSIPISDDEVANAPFYRPADDSIEMKYLRERRNKLGGYTPTRPADCPRSEVPTLDEYKRFLTGSKGKEQSTTFGFVEVLRKLCKDDTIGDKVVPIVPDESRTFGMEGMFREIGIYAHAGQLYEPVDAGSLQYYKEAQDGQLLEEGITEAGSMSSFIAAGTAYAAHGINMIPFYIYYSMFGFQRIGDLIWAAADCRAKGFLLGGTAGRTTLNGEGLQHQDGHSLLNAIAFPTVRAYDPAYSYETTVIVLDGLRRMYVEGETAIYYLTLENEPYVMPAMPEGVEEGIIKGMYKTSVKQVDGGKLKVNLFGSGSILRHALLAQDMLAEKYGISSDVWSVTSYTQLRRDAHECQRWNMLHPEEEPRQPYVAKMLEGESGVFISVSDYVRALGEQIQPWVPGDYFVLGTDGMGRSDTRAALRRHFEVDAACVTVAALHRLAIAGEIKPQVVSQAIKDLEIDPEKTDPYFA